The following are encoded in a window of Nibricoccus aquaticus genomic DNA:
- a CDS encoding HNH endonuclease, producing MNSLERSLVQKAGYDHGWEVVVEDRPEQVVLASALHHARARIQSALPSSRWLLTVTPRPIHRELERAEPSFYLTGEYFRANNEAELGRLLEQGARLARTLPDEPCHRFEKALAEQLSASNVTTSATEVDRLVRQRVGQNIYRESLMDYWSGACAVTGISIPELLRASHAKPWADCVTDTERLNVYNGFLLCAQLDALFDRRLMTFNEAGEALFSPFIDDDIRKKLGLQGRQKLRWITPEHQAFLAWHREAFVCATK from the coding sequence ATGAACTCGCTTGAACGCAGTCTCGTCCAAAAAGCTGGCTACGACCACGGCTGGGAAGTCGTCGTCGAGGATCGTCCAGAGCAAGTTGTGCTGGCTTCGGCCCTACATCACGCCCGTGCCCGTATTCAATCTGCCCTACCAAGCTCTCGTTGGTTGCTCACGGTGACACCCAGACCAATCCATCGCGAACTTGAACGCGCAGAGCCCTCTTTTTACCTAACAGGCGAGTATTTCAGAGCCAACAATGAGGCCGAACTCGGCCGACTCTTAGAGCAGGGCGCTCGTCTTGCCCGCACGCTTCCGGACGAACCCTGCCATCGTTTCGAGAAGGCCCTCGCCGAACAACTTTCTGCCAGCAACGTTACCACCTCTGCCACGGAGGTCGATCGCCTCGTCCGCCAGCGCGTCGGGCAAAATATCTACCGTGAGAGCCTAATGGACTATTGGAGCGGAGCTTGTGCCGTCACTGGCATTTCAATCCCGGAACTGCTACGCGCTAGCCACGCCAAGCCTTGGGCCGATTGCGTCACCGACACCGAACGGCTAAACGTTTACAACGGCTTTTTGTTGTGTGCTCAGCTTGATGCACTCTTCGACCGCCGACTCATGACATTCAATGAAGCAGGCGAAGCGCTGTTCTCGCCATTCATTGATGACGACATTCGAAAAAAACTAGGCCTACAGGGTCGGCAAAAACTTCGCTGGATCACCCCAGAGCATCAGGCTTTCTTGGCATGGCACCGCGAGGCGTTTGTCTGTGCGACCAAATAG
- the aspS gene encoding aspartate--tRNA ligase, whose product MKSSHHCAQLTPSALGASVSLVGWADSIRDHGGILFIDLRDRKGITQVKFDPHVNAELAAQAAQIKPESVIGVSGKVVARPEGTVNKNIPTGGIEVDAIALEIFNISDTPPFPLDDIGGDKVNEDLRLTYRYLDLRRPKMRKNLQVRHKATKAIRDYFDSQEFIEVETPALFKSTPEGAREYLVPSRIHAGQFYALSQSPQQFKQILMVAGVERYFQIARCFRDEDLRADRQMEFTQVDVEASFIDREDVYRIFEGMLKKVWKEVLDVDIPTPFLRMPFVDAMNRFGVDKPDMRFGLELQDVSSIFTNSAFKVFQSTVAGGGVIKAINAKGLADMTQGEIKALEDIAKSLGAKGLAFIKSENGEWKSPIVKFFSDAEKAALTEQLKIEDGDMVFFAAAGWEKACAILGRTRLEAAQLLVKRGKMTIRHDDWKFLWVIEFPLMSFDEENNRYVATHHPFTAPVAEDAQYLDSDPKRVRGQHYDAVLNGMELGGGSIRIHQPAIQKKVFEDVLKIPADVVESRFGYMLKAFTYGAPPHGGIAFGLDRMCALLCGTTSIRDVIAFPKTQKGQDLMAQSPTPVTAKQLKELHIQTVIPQE is encoded by the coding sequence ATGAAGAGCAGCCACCACTGTGCCCAACTCACTCCATCCGCCCTTGGCGCGTCCGTCTCGCTCGTCGGCTGGGCTGACTCCATCCGCGATCACGGCGGCATCCTCTTCATCGATTTGCGCGACCGCAAAGGCATCACACAGGTCAAATTCGACCCGCACGTAAACGCCGAGCTCGCCGCCCAAGCCGCGCAGATCAAGCCCGAGTCTGTCATCGGCGTTTCCGGCAAAGTGGTCGCCCGCCCCGAAGGCACGGTGAACAAAAATATCCCCACGGGCGGCATCGAGGTCGATGCGATCGCCCTGGAGATCTTCAACATTTCCGACACCCCGCCTTTCCCTCTCGACGACATCGGCGGCGACAAGGTCAACGAAGACCTCCGCCTCACCTACCGCTACCTCGACCTGCGCCGTCCGAAGATGCGCAAAAATCTCCAGGTCCGCCACAAGGCCACCAAGGCGATCCGCGATTACTTCGACTCGCAGGAATTCATCGAGGTCGAAACACCCGCGCTCTTCAAATCCACGCCCGAAGGCGCCCGCGAATACCTCGTGCCATCGCGCATCCACGCCGGGCAGTTCTACGCGCTCTCGCAGTCGCCGCAGCAGTTTAAGCAGATCCTCATGGTCGCCGGTGTGGAGCGTTACTTCCAAATCGCCCGCTGCTTCCGCGACGAAGATCTCCGCGCCGACCGCCAGATGGAATTTACCCAAGTGGACGTCGAAGCCTCGTTCATCGACCGCGAAGACGTGTATCGAATTTTTGAAGGCATGTTGAAGAAGGTCTGGAAGGAAGTGCTCGATGTGGACATCCCCACGCCGTTCCTCCGCATGCCGTTCGTCGACGCGATGAACCGCTTCGGCGTCGACAAGCCCGACATGCGATTCGGCCTCGAGCTGCAGGATGTCTCCAGCATTTTCACGAACTCCGCCTTCAAGGTTTTCCAATCCACCGTCGCTGGCGGCGGCGTAATCAAGGCCATCAACGCCAAAGGTCTCGCCGACATGACGCAGGGCGAAATCAAAGCCCTCGAGGACATCGCCAAATCTCTCGGCGCAAAAGGCCTCGCCTTCATCAAGTCCGAAAACGGCGAATGGAAATCTCCCATCGTCAAATTTTTCTCCGACGCCGAGAAGGCCGCGCTCACCGAGCAACTAAAAATCGAAGACGGCGACATGGTCTTCTTCGCCGCCGCCGGCTGGGAAAAAGCCTGCGCCATCCTCGGCCGCACGCGCCTCGAAGCCGCGCAGCTCCTCGTCAAACGCGGCAAGATGACCATCCGCCACGATGACTGGAAATTCCTTTGGGTGATCGAATTCCCGCTGATGAGCTTCGACGAAGAGAACAACCGCTACGTCGCCACGCATCACCCGTTCACCGCGCCCGTCGCTGAAGACGCGCAGTATCTCGACAGCGATCCGAAGCGCGTCCGCGGCCAGCACTACGACGCCGTCCTCAACGGCATGGAACTCGGCGGCGGTTCGATCCGCATTCACCAGCCCGCGATCCAAAAGAAAGTCTTCGAAGACGTTCTCAAGATCCCAGCCGACGTCGTCGAAAGCCGCTTCGGTTACATGCTCAAGGCCTTCACCTACGGCGCGCCTCCACACGGCGGCATCGCTTTCGGTCTCGACCGCATGTGCGCGCTCCTCTGTGGCACCACGAGCATCCGCGACGTCATCGCCTTCCCGAAGACGCAAAAAGGACAGGACCTCATGGCTCAAAGCCCTACACCCGTCACCGCAAAGCAGCTCAAAGAACTGCACATCCAGACGGTGATCCCACAGGAGTAA
- a CDS encoding phospholipid scramblase-related protein — protein sequence MHLLDRRTIFVREHVGLLKLTGAYDLLDPQTQEKIGIAQEKISGWQKFLRLLVKKAMLPTRVEIAAAEGQPPVLVLTRGFTFFRSKVLVLDGAGTQIGYLRSKFFSLGGGFHVFSNDDQKFAEVKGDWKGWNFRLVDVTGREMGIVTKKWAGLGKEFFTNADQYVIEVKESGSSNALVLAAALAIDIVFKEHQG from the coding sequence ATGCATCTTCTCGACCGCCGTACGATTTTCGTCCGTGAACATGTGGGTCTGCTCAAGCTGACTGGCGCTTACGATCTACTCGATCCGCAGACGCAGGAGAAAATCGGCATCGCGCAGGAGAAAATCAGCGGCTGGCAGAAATTCCTGCGGTTGCTCGTCAAAAAGGCGATGCTGCCGACGCGAGTGGAAATCGCCGCTGCGGAAGGCCAGCCGCCGGTGCTCGTATTGACACGCGGGTTCACGTTTTTCCGCTCGAAGGTGCTGGTGCTCGATGGAGCGGGCACGCAGATCGGTTACTTGCGCTCGAAGTTTTTCTCACTCGGTGGCGGCTTCCATGTTTTCAGCAACGACGACCAGAAATTCGCCGAAGTGAAGGGCGATTGGAAGGGCTGGAATTTCCGCCTGGTCGATGTCACCGGCAGAGAGATGGGCATCGTTACCAAGAAGTGGGCAGGCCTCGGCAAGGAGTTTTTCACCAACGCCGACCAGTACGTCATCGAAGTGAAAGAAAGCGGCTCCAGCAACGCGCTCGTGCTCGCCGCGGCGCTGGCGATCGACATCGTTTTCAAGGAGCACCAAGGCTGA
- a CDS encoding MBL fold metallo-hydrolase, translated as MIACDCAVCASDDPRNKRYRASIHVVMDGLHIQVDASPEFRLQCLREKINWIDLFILTHGHADHITGMDDLRRFCDLLGGNALTVYATDEGMSRVLAIYPYTIMERPVVRGYPAFKLQQMPTRVELPQGTIESTLLPHGGLNTLGLVFTEKSSGKKFTYYTDCKRVPREAVELARGSDIVVLDGLRPQEHPSHMSISEAVAAAQEIAAPLTYLTHLTHLTDHATGEAELPPAVRFAYDGLRLKL; from the coding sequence ATGATCGCCTGTGATTGTGCCGTATGCGCATCGGATGATCCACGCAACAAACGCTACCGCGCTTCGATCCATGTCGTGATGGACGGATTGCACATTCAGGTGGATGCGTCGCCAGAGTTCCGGCTCCAGTGTCTGCGCGAGAAGATTAACTGGATCGATCTGTTCATCCTCACGCATGGGCACGCGGACCATATCACGGGTATGGATGACTTGCGGCGGTTTTGCGATTTGCTCGGCGGAAACGCGCTCACTGTTTACGCGACCGATGAAGGCATGAGCCGGGTGCTGGCGATTTACCCGTACACGATCATGGAACGGCCGGTGGTGCGCGGGTATCCGGCGTTCAAGCTCCAGCAGATGCCGACGCGAGTCGAGCTGCCGCAGGGTACCATCGAATCCACGCTGCTGCCGCATGGCGGTTTGAATACGCTCGGGCTCGTCTTCACCGAGAAGAGCAGCGGGAAGAAATTCACCTACTACACCGACTGCAAACGTGTCCCGCGCGAGGCCGTGGAGCTCGCGCGCGGTTCGGATATCGTGGTGCTGGATGGTCTCCGCCCACAGGAGCATCCGTCGCATATGAGTATCTCCGAAGCGGTAGCCGCCGCGCAGGAAATCGCCGCTCCGCTGACTTACCTCACGCATCTCACGCACCTGACCGACCACGCCACCGGCGAAGCGGAGCTGCCGCCAGCGGTACGCTTTGCGTACGACGGATTGCGCCTGAAGCTCTGA